Proteins encoded in a region of the Sander lucioperca isolate FBNREF2018 chromosome 4, SLUC_FBN_1.2, whole genome shotgun sequence genome:
- the LOC116034262 gene encoding extracellular superoxide dismutase [Cu-Zn] has product MRLHGSVLGAALLALLAACQQRVLADSDTLAPPEVSQYNGTLYAACKMRPSTSLPDGLPKVYGQVLFKQDYPEGNLKVLLRFNGFPTESNPEPRAVHIHQYGDLNQGCDSTGGHYNPHGVNHPNHPGDFGNFKPQEGKVITMIESEATLFRGMSVIGRAVVVHEKIDDLGRGGDAGSLLNGNAGRRLGCCIIGISSPNLWNMHYKVYNRRLRRNLF; this is encoded by the exons ATGCGTCTACACGG GTCAGTATTGGGAGCAGCACTGTTGGCTCTGCTGGCAGCTTGTCAACAACGTGTCTTAGCTGACAGTGACACTTTGGCTCCACCAGAGGTCTCACAGTACAATGGTACTCTGTATGCAGCCTGCAAAATGAGACCCAGCACCTCACTACCTGATGGTCTGCCCAAAGTGTACGGTCAGGTGCTGTTTAAGCAGGATTATCCTGAGGGAAATCTCAAAGTCCTTCTTCGGTTCAATGGTTTCCCCACAGAGAGTAATCCAGAGCCCAGAGCGGTGCACATCCATCAGTACGGAGACCTGAACCAGGGGTGTGACTCCACTGGCGGCCACTACAATCCCCATGGTGTAAATCACCCTAATCACCCTGGAGACTTTGGTAACTTTAAGCCCCAGGAAGGAAAAGTCATTACGATGATAGAATCTGAGGCTACGCTGTTCAGGGGTATGTCTGTGATTGGAAGAGCAGTGGTGGTCCATGAAAAGATAGACGACTTAGGCCGTGGTGGAGACGCTGGGAGCCTGCTGAATGGAAATGCAGGCCGGAGGCTTGGCTGCTGCATTATTGGGATTTCCTCCCCCAACCTCTGGAATATGCACTATAAGGTGTATAATAGGCGGCTGAGGAGAAATTTGTTTTAG
- the LOC116034260 gene encoding coiled-coil domain-containing protein 149-like isoform X3, with amino-acid sequence MDPSRRSESDWQALVNEFLICKQKLESKKEALLILSKELDTCQQERDQYKLMANQLRERHQGLKKKYRELIDGDPSLPPEKRNQVNLAQLLRDSREKSSQLSEEVKELKQRLVEAQGDNKLLRMTITKQRLGDEEVGARHFPAHEREDLVKQLERAGKQNEVLEHSVKSLTDELQDVRAERDVFQQKAHRLNMEMNHILGNDEIRILDIDALCMENRYLHERFCQRQEEINLLKTNLVKYKSALDCRKTSKICGKPNSSALTGVLSAKQVKELLLSEENGCSLPVTPQSISDLKSLATALLETIHEKNMVIQHQRQINKILGNRVAELEKKLKTLEMSGIWSLPGGKDTIILHTQQADSAEPHGQEGDEGSENISVDQQSSTEVPIQESGPPAVSGRQEDLPEETPSSEETCPLNISYQSAEEEPVSPQTETPDSEECHESGQSQVPTDLTDLTSHPSKEEKCMSDSSPTHHPSDLCHLQQTLENSDPTGEGENDSDECTEGVETVETEEKIKSTISSAATAIFDEGQADFQTNQEKELSDGTDACVSQEISSLS; translated from the exons ATGGATCCGTCCCGGAGGAGCGAGAGCGACTGGCAGGCGCTGGTCAACGAG TTCCTCATTTGTAAGCAGAAGTTGGAGAGTAAGAAAGAAGCTCTTCTGATTCTGTCGAAGGAGCTGGACACCTGCCAGCAGGAGAGGGATCAGTACAAACTGATGGCCAACCAGCTGCGTGAGCGACACCAAGGACTCAAGAAGAAGTACAGAGAACTTATT GATGGAGATCCCTCTCTGCCTCCTGAGAAAAGGAATCAA GTGAATTTAGCTCAGCTACTGAGAGACTCCAGAGAAAAAAGCAGTCAACTTTCTGAGGAGGTGAAGGAGCTAAAACAACGACTGGTGGAAGCTCAAGGTGATAACAAG CTTTTACGAATGACCATTACCAAACAGAGGCTGGGAGACGAGGAGGTTGGCGCTCGACACTTCCCTGCTCATGAACGAGAGGATCTGGTCAAACAGTTAGAAAGAGCCGGAAAGCAG aACGAGGTACTGGAGCACAGCGTTAAGTCGCTCACAGACGAGCTTCAGGACGTACGAGCAGAGCGCGACGTGTTTCAGCAGAAAGCTCACCGTCTTAATATGGAAATGAACCACATTTTGGGCAACGATGAGATACGCATTTTAGACATAGATGCACTCTGCATGGAGAACAG GTATTTGCATGAACGCTTCTGTCAACGTCAAGAGGAAATCAATTTGCTCAAAACAAACCTGGTGAAGTACAAG AGTGCCCTGGACTGTAGGAAAACCTCTAAAATCTGTGGGAAACCCAACAGCAGTGCACTGACTGGGGTGCTCTCTGCTAAACAAG TGAAGGAATTGTTACTGTCTGAAGAAAACGGTTGCAGTTTGCCGGTGACTCCTCAGTCCATCTCAGACCTTAAGTCACTCGCCACAGCTCTGCTGGAAACCATCCACGAGAAGAACATGGTGATTCAGCACCAACGCCAAATCAACAA GATTCTTGGAAATCGAGTAGCAGAACTGGAGAAGAAACTAAAAACATTAGAAATGTCTGGAATATGGAGCCTGCCAG GAGGAAAAGACACTATCATCCTGCATACTCAACAGGCTGACTCAGCAGAGCCTCATGGACAGGAAG GTGATGAAGGCTCAGAAAACATATCTGTCGATCAGCAGAGCTCCACAGAAGTCCCAATCCAAGAGAGTGGACCACCAGCTGTGTCAGGCCGTCAAGAGGACCTTCCTGAGGAGACCCCATCCAGCGAGGAGACGTGCCCGCTGAACATCTCGTACCAGTCAGCTGAGGAAGAGCCAGTCAGCCCTCAGACAGAAACACCAGACAGTGAAGAGTGTCATGAAAGTGGTCAATCACAGGTACCAACTGATTTAACTGATTTAACGAGTCACCCGTCAAAAGAAGAGAAGTGTATGAGTGATTCTTCTCCCACACACCATCCTTCAGACCTCTGCCATTTACAGCAAACCTTAGAGAACTCTGACCccacaggagaaggagagaatGACTCCGATGAATGCACAGAAGGGGTGGAAACTGTTGAAACCGAGGAAAAAATCAAAAGCACAATATCCAGTGCTGCCACTGCAATTTTTGACGAAGGGCAGGCCGACTTCCAGACAAACCAGGAGAAAGAGCTTTCAGATGGGACAGATGCTTGTGTTAGTCAGGAAATATCAAGTCTTTCATGA
- the LOC116034268 gene encoding leucine-rich repeat LGI family member 2-like, translated as MLSIQQWLLAGFALLCIYGAVEPKRNFRCPSGCSCTKETIICVGTLQIPRTIPNEINSLSMVNGSISEITEGMFSLMPSLQLLLLNANSLTTIKDDAFSGLPHLEYLFIEGNKIETITKNAFRGLRDLTHLSLANNKMRFLPRDLFFDLDSLLELDLRGNSFQCICENKWLMTWLKNTNATVSDVFCAGPSDMKGKRLNDLPILPGKCISTDFVRHQSIPIQSMSADIFSLKEDIYVAMAAPNSNSCVVMEWDHVEMNFRKFDNITGKSVVGCKSVLIENHVLIIVTQLFGGSHIYKFDDRQNKFTKFQTIEVFNISKPNDIEVFQMDSEWYFVIVDSSKAGMSTLYKWMDKPDRNETGFYSYQFLHEWFRDTDAEFVQLDGKSYLIFTSRSQSPVIYLWNKSTQKFIFHGEIPNVDDVVAVKAFRVEDELYLAMTCYIGDSKVLKWTNKQFTEVLALPSRGAMILQPFTFTDRHYLALGSDYSFTQIYLWDTETKTFHKFKDIYVQSPRSFTVVTTDRRNFIFSSSFKGKSMVFENIIVDLSL; from the exons ATGTTATCTATTCAGCAGTGGCTACTTGCCGGTTTTGCGCTTCTGTGTATTTATGGAGCAGTTGAACCTAAACGGAATTTCAGATGTCCTTCAGGATGCTCCTGCACCAAGGAGACCATCATCTGCGTCGGTACTTTACAGATCCCACGGACTATACCGAATGAGATCAACTCACT GAGCATGGTCAATGGGTCTATTTCTGAAATCACAGAGGGAATGTTTTCACTAATGCCCTCTCTTCAGCTGTT ACTGCTAAATGCAAATTCTTTGACAACAATCAAAGATGATGCTTTCTCTGGTCTTCCACACCTAGAATATTT ATTTATTGAAGGGAACAAGATTGAAACAATCACCAAAAATGCCTTTCGTGGTCTGCGAGATTTGACTCATCT atcGCTTGCCAATAACAAGATGAGGTTTCTGCCAAGAGATCTGTTTTTTGACTTAGATTCATTGCTGGAACT GGATCTGCGAGGCAACTCTTTCCAGTGTATTTGTGAGAACAAGTGGCTGATGACGTGgctgaaaaacacaaatgccACAGTATCAGATGTCTTCTGCGCAGGCCCCAGTGACATGAAGGGCAAGCGCCTCAATGACCTGCCTATTCTACCGGGCAAGTGTATCTCCACAG ACTTTGTGCGTCATCAGTCCATTCCTATCCAGTCTATGTCAGCGGACATCTTCTCCCTTAAAGAGGACATCTACGTGGCGATGGCTGCCCCCAACTCCAACAGCTGTGTGGTCATGGAGTGGGATCACGTTGAAATGAATTTCAGGAAATTTGACAATATAACAG GGAAGTCTGTTGTTGGATGCAAGTCGGTTTTGATTGAGAACCATGTCTTGATAATTGTTACCCAGCTCTTTGGTGGCTCCCATATTTATAAGTTTGACGATCGACAGAACAAGTTCACAAAATTTCAAACTATTGAGGTCTTCAACATCTCCAAGCCAAATGATATTGAGGTCTTCCAAATGGACAGTGAGTGGTACTTTGTGATCGTGGACAGCTCCAAGGCAGGTATGTCTACTCTGTACAAGTGGATGGACAAACCAGACCGCAATGAAACTGGTTTCTATTCCTACCAGTTTCTCCACGAGTGGTTTCGTGATACAGATGCTGAGTTTGTCCAGTTGGACGGGAAGTCCTACCTCATCTTCACTAGCCGCTCTCAGTCACCTGTCATCTACCTTTGGAACAAGAGCACCCAGAAGTTCATATTTCATGGTGAAATCCCAAATGTCGACGACGTGGTGGCAGTCAAAGCTTTCCGGGTGGAGGATGAGTTGTATCTGGCCATGACTTGCTACATCGGTGACTCCAAAGTCCTCAAGTGGACCAATAAGCAGTTCACTGAGGTGCTAGCTCTGCCTTCTCGGGGAGCGATGATCCTCCAACCTTTCACCTTCACAGACAGGCACTACCTTGCTCTTGGCAGCGATTATTCTTTCACACAAATCTACCTCTGGGATACGGAGACCAAAACATTCCACAAGTTCAAGGACATTTATGTGCAGTCGCCCCGTTCTTTTACAGTAGTGACCACTGACCGGAGGAATTTCATCTTCTCCTCCAGCTTCAAGGGCAAATCAATGGTTTTTGAGAATATTATTGTAGATTTAAGCTTATAA
- the LOC116034260 gene encoding coiled-coil domain-containing protein 149-like isoform X2 yields the protein MDPSRRSESDWQALVNEKLESKKEALLILSKELDTCQQERDQYKLMANQLRERHQGLKKKYRELIDGDPSLPPEKRNQVNLAQLLRDSREKSSQLSEEVKELKQRLVEAQGDNKLLRMTITKQRLGDEEVGARHFPAHEREDLVKQLERAGKQNEVLEHSVKSLTDELQDVRAERDVFQQKAHRLNMEMNHILGNDEIRILDIDALCMENRYLHERFCQRQEEINLLKTNLVKYKSALDCRKTSKICGKPNSSALTGVLSAKQVKELLLSEENGCSLPVTPQSISDLKSLATALLETIHEKNMVIQHQRQINKILGNRVAELEKKLKTLEMSGIWSLPGLTYNVSLGISGRGKDTIILHTQQADSAEPHGQEGDEGSENISVDQQSSTEVPIQESGPPAVSGRQEDLPEETPSSEETCPLNISYQSAEEEPVSPQTETPDSEECHESGQSQVPTDLTDLTSHPSKEEKCMSDSSPTHHPSDLCHLQQTLENSDPTGEGENDSDECTEGVETVETEEKIKSTISSAATAIFDEGQADFQTNQEKELSDGTDACVSQEISSLS from the exons ATGGATCCGTCCCGGAGGAGCGAGAGCGACTGGCAGGCGCTGGTCAACGAG AAGTTGGAGAGTAAGAAAGAAGCTCTTCTGATTCTGTCGAAGGAGCTGGACACCTGCCAGCAGGAGAGGGATCAGTACAAACTGATGGCCAACCAGCTGCGTGAGCGACACCAAGGACTCAAGAAGAAGTACAGAGAACTTATT GATGGAGATCCCTCTCTGCCTCCTGAGAAAAGGAATCAA GTGAATTTAGCTCAGCTACTGAGAGACTCCAGAGAAAAAAGCAGTCAACTTTCTGAGGAGGTGAAGGAGCTAAAACAACGACTGGTGGAAGCTCAAGGTGATAACAAG CTTTTACGAATGACCATTACCAAACAGAGGCTGGGAGACGAGGAGGTTGGCGCTCGACACTTCCCTGCTCATGAACGAGAGGATCTGGTCAAACAGTTAGAAAGAGCCGGAAAGCAG aACGAGGTACTGGAGCACAGCGTTAAGTCGCTCACAGACGAGCTTCAGGACGTACGAGCAGAGCGCGACGTGTTTCAGCAGAAAGCTCACCGTCTTAATATGGAAATGAACCACATTTTGGGCAACGATGAGATACGCATTTTAGACATAGATGCACTCTGCATGGAGAACAG GTATTTGCATGAACGCTTCTGTCAACGTCAAGAGGAAATCAATTTGCTCAAAACAAACCTGGTGAAGTACAAG AGTGCCCTGGACTGTAGGAAAACCTCTAAAATCTGTGGGAAACCCAACAGCAGTGCACTGACTGGGGTGCTCTCTGCTAAACAAG TGAAGGAATTGTTACTGTCTGAAGAAAACGGTTGCAGTTTGCCGGTGACTCCTCAGTCCATCTCAGACCTTAAGTCACTCGCCACAGCTCTGCTGGAAACCATCCACGAGAAGAACATGGTGATTCAGCACCAACGCCAAATCAACAA GATTCTTGGAAATCGAGTAGCAGAACTGGAGAAGAAACTAAAAACATTAGAAATGTCTGGAATATGGAGCCTGCCAG GCCTGACTTATAATGTGTCTCTGGGAATATCTGGAA GAGGAAAAGACACTATCATCCTGCATACTCAACAGGCTGACTCAGCAGAGCCTCATGGACAGGAAG GTGATGAAGGCTCAGAAAACATATCTGTCGATCAGCAGAGCTCCACAGAAGTCCCAATCCAAGAGAGTGGACCACCAGCTGTGTCAGGCCGTCAAGAGGACCTTCCTGAGGAGACCCCATCCAGCGAGGAGACGTGCCCGCTGAACATCTCGTACCAGTCAGCTGAGGAAGAGCCAGTCAGCCCTCAGACAGAAACACCAGACAGTGAAGAGTGTCATGAAAGTGGTCAATCACAGGTACCAACTGATTTAACTGATTTAACGAGTCACCCGTCAAAAGAAGAGAAGTGTATGAGTGATTCTTCTCCCACACACCATCCTTCAGACCTCTGCCATTTACAGCAAACCTTAGAGAACTCTGACCccacaggagaaggagagaatGACTCCGATGAATGCACAGAAGGGGTGGAAACTGTTGAAACCGAGGAAAAAATCAAAAGCACAATATCCAGTGCTGCCACTGCAATTTTTGACGAAGGGCAGGCCGACTTCCAGACAAACCAGGAGAAAGAGCTTTCAGATGGGACAGATGCTTGTGTTAGTCAGGAAATATCAAGTCTTTCATGA
- the LOC116034260 gene encoding coiled-coil domain-containing protein 149-like isoform X1 has product MDPSRRSESDWQALVNEFLICKQKLESKKEALLILSKELDTCQQERDQYKLMANQLRERHQGLKKKYRELIDGDPSLPPEKRNQVNLAQLLRDSREKSSQLSEEVKELKQRLVEAQGDNKLLRMTITKQRLGDEEVGARHFPAHEREDLVKQLERAGKQNEVLEHSVKSLTDELQDVRAERDVFQQKAHRLNMEMNHILGNDEIRILDIDALCMENRYLHERFCQRQEEINLLKTNLVKYKSALDCRKTSKICGKPNSSALTGVLSAKQVKELLLSEENGCSLPVTPQSISDLKSLATALLETIHEKNMVIQHQRQINKILGNRVAELEKKLKTLEMSGIWSLPGLTYNVSLGISGRGKDTIILHTQQADSAEPHGQEGDEGSENISVDQQSSTEVPIQESGPPAVSGRQEDLPEETPSSEETCPLNISYQSAEEEPVSPQTETPDSEECHESGQSQVPTDLTDLTSHPSKEEKCMSDSSPTHHPSDLCHLQQTLENSDPTGEGENDSDECTEGVETVETEEKIKSTISSAATAIFDEGQADFQTNQEKELSDGTDACVSQEISSLS; this is encoded by the exons ATGGATCCGTCCCGGAGGAGCGAGAGCGACTGGCAGGCGCTGGTCAACGAG TTCCTCATTTGTAAGCAGAAGTTGGAGAGTAAGAAAGAAGCTCTTCTGATTCTGTCGAAGGAGCTGGACACCTGCCAGCAGGAGAGGGATCAGTACAAACTGATGGCCAACCAGCTGCGTGAGCGACACCAAGGACTCAAGAAGAAGTACAGAGAACTTATT GATGGAGATCCCTCTCTGCCTCCTGAGAAAAGGAATCAA GTGAATTTAGCTCAGCTACTGAGAGACTCCAGAGAAAAAAGCAGTCAACTTTCTGAGGAGGTGAAGGAGCTAAAACAACGACTGGTGGAAGCTCAAGGTGATAACAAG CTTTTACGAATGACCATTACCAAACAGAGGCTGGGAGACGAGGAGGTTGGCGCTCGACACTTCCCTGCTCATGAACGAGAGGATCTGGTCAAACAGTTAGAAAGAGCCGGAAAGCAG aACGAGGTACTGGAGCACAGCGTTAAGTCGCTCACAGACGAGCTTCAGGACGTACGAGCAGAGCGCGACGTGTTTCAGCAGAAAGCTCACCGTCTTAATATGGAAATGAACCACATTTTGGGCAACGATGAGATACGCATTTTAGACATAGATGCACTCTGCATGGAGAACAG GTATTTGCATGAACGCTTCTGTCAACGTCAAGAGGAAATCAATTTGCTCAAAACAAACCTGGTGAAGTACAAG AGTGCCCTGGACTGTAGGAAAACCTCTAAAATCTGTGGGAAACCCAACAGCAGTGCACTGACTGGGGTGCTCTCTGCTAAACAAG TGAAGGAATTGTTACTGTCTGAAGAAAACGGTTGCAGTTTGCCGGTGACTCCTCAGTCCATCTCAGACCTTAAGTCACTCGCCACAGCTCTGCTGGAAACCATCCACGAGAAGAACATGGTGATTCAGCACCAACGCCAAATCAACAA GATTCTTGGAAATCGAGTAGCAGAACTGGAGAAGAAACTAAAAACATTAGAAATGTCTGGAATATGGAGCCTGCCAG GCCTGACTTATAATGTGTCTCTGGGAATATCTGGAA GAGGAAAAGACACTATCATCCTGCATACTCAACAGGCTGACTCAGCAGAGCCTCATGGACAGGAAG GTGATGAAGGCTCAGAAAACATATCTGTCGATCAGCAGAGCTCCACAGAAGTCCCAATCCAAGAGAGTGGACCACCAGCTGTGTCAGGCCGTCAAGAGGACCTTCCTGAGGAGACCCCATCCAGCGAGGAGACGTGCCCGCTGAACATCTCGTACCAGTCAGCTGAGGAAGAGCCAGTCAGCCCTCAGACAGAAACACCAGACAGTGAAGAGTGTCATGAAAGTGGTCAATCACAGGTACCAACTGATTTAACTGATTTAACGAGTCACCCGTCAAAAGAAGAGAAGTGTATGAGTGATTCTTCTCCCACACACCATCCTTCAGACCTCTGCCATTTACAGCAAACCTTAGAGAACTCTGACCccacaggagaaggagagaatGACTCCGATGAATGCACAGAAGGGGTGGAAACTGTTGAAACCGAGGAAAAAATCAAAAGCACAATATCCAGTGCTGCCACTGCAATTTTTGACGAAGGGCAGGCCGACTTCCAGACAAACCAGGAGAAAGAGCTTTCAGATGGGACAGATGCTTGTGTTAGTCAGGAAATATCAAGTCTTTCATGA
- the LOC116034238 gene encoding pre-mRNA-splicing factor ATP-dependent RNA helicase DHX15, whose translation MSKRHRLDLGDDYSSTKKRSEGRDRDRDRDREDRSRDRDRDRDRDRDRDLKPPSVPSNSTVPVTMPCLAPIKQMAMQQQINPFTNLPHTPRFYEILKKRLQLPVWEYKENFSDIITRHQSFVLVGETGSGKTTQIPQWCVDMVRGLPGPKRAVACTQPRRVAAMSVAQRVADEMDVMLGQEVGYSIRFEDCSTAKTILKYMTDGMLLREAMNDPLLERYGVIILDEAHERTLATDILMGVLKEVVRQRSDLKVIVMSATLDAGKFQVYFDNCPLLTIPGRTHPVEIFYTPEPERDYLEAAIRTVIQIHMCEEDEGDCLLFLTGQEEIDEACKRIKREVDDLGPEVGDIKIIPLYSTLPPQQQQRIFEPPPPRKPNGAIGRKVVVSTNIAETSLTIDGVVFVIDPGFAKQKVYNPRIRVESLLVTAISKASAQQRAGRAGRTRPGKCFRLYTEKAYKTEMQDNTYPEILRSNLGSVVLQLKKLGIDDLVHFDFMDPPAPETLMRALELLNYLAALNDDGDLTELGSMMAEFPLDPQLAKMVIASCEFNCSNEILSITAMLSVPQCFVRPTEAKKAADESKMRFAHIDGDHLTLLNVYHAFKQNHEANQWCYDNFVNYRSLMSADNVRQQLSRIMDRFNLPRRSTEFTSRDYYTNIRRALCTGFFMQVAHLERTGHYLTVKDNQVVQLHPSTVLDHKPEWVLYNEFVLTTKNYIRTCTDIKPEWLVKIAPQYYEMGNFPQCEAKRQLERIIAKLESKEYSQY comes from the exons ATGTCCAAAAGACATCGCCTGGATTTGGGTGATGATTACTCGTCCACTAAGAAGAGGTCTGAAGG GAGAGACAGGGACCGGGATAGAGACCGTGAGGACCGCTCCAGGGACAGGGACCGAGATAGGGACCGGGACCGGGACAGAGACCTGAAGCCGCCTAGTGTCCCGTCTAACAGCACGGTGCCCGTGACCATGCCGTGCTTGGCGCCCATCAAGCAGATGGCAATGCAACAGCAGATCAACCCGTTCACCAACCTGCCGCACACGCCGCGCTTCTACGAGATCCTGAAGAAGCGGTTACAGCTTCCAGTATGGGAGTACAAGGAAAACTTCAGCGATATCATCACACGTCATCAGAGCTTTGTCCTTGTTGGTGAAACTGGCTCTGGGAAGACGACACAG ATCCCACAGTGGTGTGTGGATATGGTGAGGGGCTTGCCTGGGCCTAAGCGGGCGGTAGCCTGTACTCAGCCCAGGAGAGTGGCGGCTATGAGCGTGGCTCAAAGAGTAGCAGACGAAATGGACGTCATGCTTGGACAGGAAGTCGGCTACTCCATTCGATTTGAGGACTGCAGCACTGCTAAGACTATACTCAA GTACATGACGGATGGTATGTTACTAAGAGAGGCTATGAATGACCCGTTGCTGGAGCGATATGGTGTGATCATTCTGGACGAAGCTCACGAGCGAACTCTGGCCACAGATATCCTGATGGGAGTACTCAAGGAGGTGGTGCGTCAAAGATCGGATCTGAAG GTCATCGTCATGAGTGCCACGCTAGATGCTGGGAAGTTTCAGGTGTACTTCGACAACTGTCCTCTCTTGACTATTCCTGGACGTACACACCCTGTCGAGATTTTCTACACCCCCGAGCCAGAGCGAGACTACCTTGAGGCAGCGATCCGCACTGTCATCCAGATTCACATGTGTGAGGAAGATGAAGGTGACTGCCTTCTCTTTCTCACTGGTCAAGAG GAAATTGATGAGGCCTGCAAGCGGATCAAGCGCGAGGTAGATGACCTTGGACCTGAAGTTGGAGACATCAAAATCATCCCACTGTATTCTACGTTGCCACCACAGCAACAGCAAAGGATCTTTGAGCCGCCTCCTCCAAGAAAGCCAAATGGTGCAATAGGAAGAAAG GTTGTGGTTTCGACAAACATCGCTGAGACATCTCTGACAATTGATGGTGTGGTGTTTGTCATCGATCCTGGATTTGCCAAGCAAAAG GTTTACAATCCCCGTATCAGAGTTGAGTCTTTGCTCGTCACGGCCATCAGTAAAGCTTCTGCCCAGCAGAGGGCGGGACGAGCCGGCAGAACACGTCCAGGGAAATGTTTCCGCCTTTACACAGAAAAGGCCTACAAAACAGAGATGCAG GATAACACATACCCTGAGATTCTTCGATCCAACTTGGGATCTGTTGTGCTGCAGCTGAAGAAGCTGGGTATTGATGACCTGGTGCACTTTGACTTCATGGATCCACCAG CTCCTGAGACACTGATGAGGGCCCTTGAGCTGCTGAATTACCTGGCAGCTCTCAATGATGACGGTGACCTGACGGAGCTGGGCTCCATGATGGCAGAGTTTCCTTTGGACCCCCAGCTGGCTAAGATGGTCATTGCCAGCTGCGAGTTTAACTGCTCTAACGAGATCCTTTCCATTACTGCCATGCTGTCAG TCCCACAGTGTTTTGTCCGCCCCACGGAGGCTAAGAAGGCAGCAGACGAGTCCAAGATGAGGTTTGCTCACATCGACGGAGACCACTTGACGCTGCTCAACGTCTACCATGCCTTCAAACAAA ACCACGAGGCTAACCAGTGGTGCTATGACAACTTTGTCAACTACCGTTCACTGATGTCTGCTGACAACGTGCGGCAGCAGCTGTCCAGGATCATGGACCGCTTCAACCTGCCCCGTCGGAGCACAGAGTTCACCAGCAGAGATTACTACACCAACATCCGCCGAGCACTCTGCACCGGCTTTTTCATGCAG GTGGCTCATTTGGAGCGTACAGGGCATTACCTCACAGTCAAAGACAACCAAGTGGTCCAACTGCACCCATCTACAGTCCTGGACCACAAGCCTGAGTGGGTGCTCTACAATGAATTTGTCCTCACCACCAAAAACTACATCCGCACGTGCACGGACATCAAACCAGAGTG GCTGGTGAAGATTGCACCCCAGTACTATGAAATGGGTAACTTCCCACAATGTGAAGCTAAAAGACAGCTGGAGCGAATCATTGCCAAACTAGAGAGCAAGGAGTATTCCCAATACTGA